Proteins encoded within one genomic window of Mesotoga sp. Brook.08.105.5.1:
- the galK gene encoding galactokinase, producing MKRYFVAPGRINIIGEHTDYNEGFVMPAAIDKYVLLSIEKNGNGRIHLSSMGRKPVSFEESVIEKTGDWSDYLKGIIWILKNKLDAKFGGMDIDIRSSLPEGAGLSSSAALEVALIVALNSVFDLKLSETQLYNYAQEAENDFVGVKCGIMDQFTAVMGRRNKAIFLDTLKMQYEYVPLELGDYTLLVFDSKVHHSLSRGAYNSRREEARKALEILGRSSYREVSMVDLFPNRGKMGDLYYRRALHVVSENMRVLESMKILSNSNFENLGRLLIQSHESLALDYEVTCEETDFIVDTLREMKGVSGARMIGAGFGGSVLALCEKTEEKKIVEVVKTRYKEKFAIDIDCYEVRPSDGAREVEASFPL from the coding sequence TTGAAGAGGTACTTTGTTGCGCCTGGTAGGATTAATATCATTGGAGAGCATACTGATTACAACGAAGGGTTCGTAATGCCAGCCGCGATTGACAAATATGTTCTTCTGTCAATTGAGAAGAATGGTAACGGTCGGATTCACCTGAGCTCCATGGGAAGAAAACCGGTGTCATTCGAAGAAAGTGTTATTGAAAAGACAGGTGACTGGAGCGATTATCTAAAAGGAATAATCTGGATCTTGAAGAATAAGCTTGACGCCAAGTTCGGGGGAATGGATATTGATATTCGCTCCAGCCTTCCTGAAGGAGCAGGTCTCTCGAGCTCTGCCGCTTTAGAGGTTGCCTTGATAGTAGCACTGAACTCGGTTTTTGATCTAAAGCTCAGCGAAACTCAGTTGTACAATTATGCTCAGGAAGCAGAGAACGATTTTGTCGGAGTCAAGTGTGGAATTATGGATCAATTCACGGCGGTAATGGGACGTAGGAACAAGGCGATATTCCTTGATACTCTCAAGATGCAATATGAGTATGTCCCCCTGGAACTGGGCGACTATACGCTTCTTGTGTTCGATTCAAAGGTACATCATTCTCTTTCAAGAGGCGCGTATAATTCAAGAAGAGAGGAAGCACGAAAGGCTCTTGAGATTCTTGGCAGGAGTAGCTATCGCGAAGTTTCAATGGTTGATCTGTTTCCGAACAGAGGAAAAATGGGTGATCTCTATTATAGACGAGCTTTGCATGTTGTTTCAGAGAACATGAGGGTTCTGGAGTCAATGAAGATTCTATCAAACTCGAATTTTGAAAACCTTGGCAGGCTTCTCATACAATCTCATGAATCTCTGGCTCTTGACTATGAGGTTACTTGTGAAGAAACTGACTTCATTGTTGATACGCTTAGAGAGATGAAGGGCGTATCGGGTGCAAGAATGATTGGAGCCGGGTTCGGTGGATCGGTACTCGCCCTTTGTGAGAAAACCGAGGAGAAGAAGATAGTTGAAGTGGTGAAAACGAGATATAAAGAGAAGTTTGCGATAGATATCGATTGTTACGAAGTAAGGCCCTCGGATGGTGCAAGGGAAGTTGAAGCCTCTTTCCCTTTGTGA